The following are from one region of the Osmerus mordax isolate fOsmMor3 chromosome 1, fOsmMor3.pri, whole genome shotgun sequence genome:
- the setd5 gene encoding histone-lysine N-methyltransferase SETD5 isoform X4, producing MSIVIALGVTTPETSYSDMAAGSDPESVEASPAVNEKTYSNHSCGSAQSHGYRGLPYADHNYGAPPPPTPPASPLSQTIIPRVELNGVARGTRYHPNHDEENSADSDSSSEEDGGVASWCHCSLTQDGFLIKCESCSFRGLDRWKGVEGQRRKPENVSVGESSATESGDEEVSPATVSYTATQHTPTSITLTVNRVKRNKSKKRKKSTEKARGAPKGKKVKAFREGSRKSMRMKNSTTEASQVDENTAEGWESKIRQWTDQYEEALANQYSADVQTLLQLHRAANTTVTNATAGAENESVTRSPQGQVRASADMMDTINRTELACNNTVLGSQMQLQLGRVTRVQKHRKILRASKDLQPDTLIIEYRGKVMLKQQFEVNGHFFKKPYPFILFYSKFNEVEMCVDARTFGNDARFIRRSCTPNAEVRHMIAEGMIHLCIYAVTQITKDAEVTIGFDYEFNSCNYKVDCACQKGNQNCPVQKHNLSPRENLLFPPALPPPSSLAGAETRRRKARRKEMEGGVGPGATSDDSNLPPEETGEAQDVRGGSDPEEGLVYGVKQEEGLEGELDENGLLMSSRRTREERKAEAIMHVFENLDKRKRRTTQGGASTGGGSEEAKQEGSPSEEGAVNPSGGNPAPHSTGMGVSTRRTTYVSEPTVELDKTPASTPTSSAGAPNLPAPSKPPPSRSTKPRPKSRISRYRSSSSQRARRQRQALAQQQAAAEQGGGAAEEGPQGPVGAEPGPGDAGATAGHTLDGDLSSTLNKGNLRYPKTKKYLVTEWLNDKVPDKASQEAPGVAERPLRITSDPTVLATTLNMLPGLSQPPLICTAPKHYVRFGSPFNPERHRPRPLKLDGTYGCYKKRWIQQAQDESCSASLEDGTESTSSHQSNSSSSTPNPPFTELAAPIKKRRAKYASEASATPIEHLLPPLSPVTPPPPSDPLLSASCAALLLGMHPHHHHYPGDEEEGVHRPNSLACSPLPSLPTSRCNTPLQFENISSPEASPLHRPESISPEPCLRTDFDLGRPQFPDLSLSSCMESPVPLGPDDFSLLAGAAPPESQGPASVEEGSHTPTQATPPDAGPSREQAFRTEFNLIYTCSPLNANLGNPTTDRRLSQSEGSFSPAESFYGTVGGQGLQVEAGLGSMSPYGEPNYGGGYPDSDTPPHTSNPPQKKKATSLHTISLLTDKPDYQALAVRSEYKPVQNMVSLLEYRKRKQGSGRDSEPGGGGSNLGTPTRPGSMGPGRAESPGMISRPPHHHHHHSQHHHPHLQPPTSSSSSPHSSFSSPAHPSSSIAQIEEVSPPPDHHQNSSQASGQQHQGNSHWMVPTSVERLRESHGVLERVLRGGLKMERTAKRLGGADADKDPDADRYELQTMGRASPMKSPHRYSPSVYTHQPSSSESHHQTDSPVLLQTSTASSPFRGSYSPSAAPPSGQGFYSRLSSHIDPSQQPHNPPSSYPNQTTSADSAQCGTSRTPGGALHQQSSSSNMDVSNRYSGSHLKASLLSSGLSPTPGSRAHGIPKTDSGAAASVGVQATHASRLNQQQQAPRSLKPGSPGQAGLQVGSRILQASGGQHYPQRGPALSQFQHPPIQGSGVRTQSGSF from the exons GCCACTGCAGCCTGACACAGGATGGCTTCCTCATCAAGTGCGAGAGCTGCAG TTTCAGGGGTTTGGACAGATGGAAAGGTGTTGAGGGCCAGCGCAGGAAACCTGAAAATGTATCAG TGGGTGAGAGCAGTGCCACAGAGAGTGGTGACGAGGAGGTTTCCCCCGCCACGGTGTCCTACACAGCCACCCAGCACACACCCACCAGCATCACCCTCACTGTCAACCGCGTCAAGAGGAACAAGtccaagaagaggaagaagagtacAGAGAAGGCTAGGGGAGCACCCAAGGGCAAGAAGGTGAAG GCCTTTAGGGAGGGTTCAAGGAAGTCCATGAGGATGAAG AACTCTACGACAGAGGCCAGCCAGGTTGACGAGAACACGGCCGAGGGCTGGGAGTCTAAGATCCGCCAGTGGACAGACCAGTACGAGGAGGCCCTGGCCAACCAGTACAGCGCCGATGTCCAGACTCTGCTCCAGCTGCACCGCGCCGCCAACACCACGGTCACAAACGCCACCGCTGGAGCAGAGAACGAGTCTGTGACGCGGTCGCCACAGGGGCAGGTCAGAGCATCGGCGGACATGATGGACACCATCAATCGTACAGAGCTGGCATGTAACAACACTGTGTTGGGCTCTcagatgcag TTACAGCTGGGGCGGGTGACACGCGTGCAGAAACACAGGAAGATTTTGCGGGCCTCCAAGGACTTGCAGCCAGACACACTCATTATCGAGTACCGGGGCAAGGTCATGCTCAAACAGCAATTTGAGGTCAACGGACACTTCTTTAAAAA GCCTTACCCTTTCATTCTCTTCTACTCCAAGTTCAACGAGGTAGAGATGTGCGTTGATGCACGGACATTTGGAAACGACGCTCGCTTCATCAGGAGGTCCTGTACACCCAATGCAGAG GTGCGTCACATGATCGCAGAGGGCATGATCCACTTGTGTATCTATGCTGTTACTCAGATCACCAAAGACGCGGAGGTCACTATTGGCTTTGACTACGAGTTCAACAGCTG TAACTACAAGGTGGACTGCGCCTGCCAAAAGGGCAACCAAAACTGCCCCGTGCAGAAGCACAACCTGAGCCCCCGTGAGAACCTTCTgttcccccctgccctgccccctccgTCCTCCCTGGCGGGGGCGGAGACTCGGCGGCGGAAGGCGCggaggaaagagatggagggcggCGTGGGGCCCGGGGCCACATCTGACGACAGCAACCTGCCCCcggaggagaccggagaggcTCAGGATGTGCGAGGAGGGAGCGatccagag GAGGGACTTGTATACGGGGTGAAACAGGAAGAAGGGCTGGAAGGAGAGCTGGACGAAAACGGCCTACTTATGTCCAGCCGACGA ACCCGCGAGGAGCGCAAGGCGGAGGCCATCATGCACGTGTTCGAGAACCTCGACAAGAGGAAGCGGAGGACGACCCAGGGTGGTGCCTCCACAGGAGGAGGATCCGAAGAAGCGAAGCAGGAGGGCTCTCCATctgaggagggggcagtgaaCCCCTCGGGGGGCAACCCTGCCCCTCACAGCACGGGGATGGGGGTCAGCACGCGCCGCACCACCTATGTCTCT GAACCGACAGTTGAGCTTGACAAGACCCCAGCTTCAACGCCAACCTCCTCTGCCGGCGCTCCcaatctccctgctccctcgaAGCCACCACCCTCCCGCTCCACCAAGCCCCGCCCCAAGAGCCGCATCTCGCGCTACCGCTCCAGCTCGTCGCAGCGTGCCCGCCGCCAGAGGCAGGCCCTCGCCCAGCAGCAGGCCGCGGCCGAGCAGGGGGGCGGAGCGGCCGAGGAGGGGCCTCAGGGCCCAGTCGGGGCAGAGCCTGGCCCAGGGGACGCCGGTGCGACAGCTGGACACACTCTGGACGGAGACCTCAGCTCCACTCTGAACAAGGGCAACCTGCGCTACCCCAAGACCAAGAAG TACTTGGTGACTGAGTGGCTCAACGACAAGGTCCCCGACAAGGCGTCCCAGGAGGCTCCTGGGGTGGCGGAGCGCCCTCTGCGCATCACCAGCGACCCCACGGTGCTGGCCACCACCCTCAACATGCTGCCCGGGCTGTCCCAGCCGCCGCTCATCTGCACGGCACCCAAACACTACGTCCGCTTTGGCTCACCCTTCAACCCGGAGCGCCACCGCCCACGGCCCCTCAAACTGGACGGCACCTACGGCTGCTACAAGAAG AGGTGGATCCAGCAGGCCCAGGATGAGAGCTGCTCGGCCAGCTTGGAGGACGGCACAGagtccacctcctcccaccagagcaacagcagcagctccacTCCTAACCCTCCCTTCACCG AACTGGCGGCGCCCATCAAGAAACGGAGGGCAAAGTACGCCTCAGAGGCTTCGGCCACACCCATCGAGCACCTCCTGCCGCCTCTGTCACCGGTCACGCCGCCCCCGCCTTCGGACCCGCTGCTGAGCGCATCATGCGCCGCCCTGCTCCTGGGCATgcaccctcaccaccaccactaccctggggatgaggaggagggggtgcatCGGCCCAACAGCCTGGCCTGCTcccccctgccttcactgcccACCAGCCGCTGCAACACCCCACTGCAGTTTGAG AACATATCGTCCCCAGAGGCCTCTCCTCTACATAGGCCAGAGTCCATCTCTCCAGAG CCATGCCTAAGGACAGACTTTGATTTGGGCCGCCCCCAGTTCccggacctctctctctcctcctgcatgGAGAGCCCCGTGCCCCTTGGCCCCGATGACTTCTCCCTCTTGGCGGGGGCCGCGCCCCCTGAGTCGCAGGGGCCCGCCTCTGTAGAAGAGGGctctcacacccccacacaggccacgcccccagACGCTGGGCCGAGCCGAGAGCAGGCTTTCAGGACAGAGTTCAACCTGATCTATACCTGCTCACCCCTCAACGCCAACCTGGGCAACCCCACCACCGACAGACGCCTATCCCAGTCGGAAGGCAGCTTCTCCCCCGCCGAGTCGTTCTACGGCACCGTGGGTGGGCAAGGCCTCCAAGTGGAGGCGGGGCTTGGCTCCATGTCGCCCTATGGCGAGCCGAATTACGGAGGAGGGTACCCGGACAGCGACACACCGCCCCACACCAGCAATCCACCGCAGAAAAAGAAGGCAA CCAGCCTGCACACCATTAGTCTGCTGACAGACAAGCCAGATTACCAGGCTTTAGCAGTAAGAAGTGAATACAAGCCAGTACAAAATATG GTGTCTCTGCTGGAGTATCGCAAGAGGAAGCAGGGGAGTGGCCGGGACTCGGAGCCAGGCGGGGGTGGCAGCAACCTGGGTACCCCCACCCGGCCCGGCTCCATGGGCCCTGGCAGGGCCGAGTCCCCAGGGATGatctcccgccccccccaccaccaccaccaccactcccaacaccaccacccacaccTGCAGCCcccgacctcctcctcctcctccccacacagctccttctcctcccccgcccacccctcctcttccatcgCCCAGATCGAAGAGGTCAGCCCCCCACCGGATCACCATCAGAACTCCTCCCAGGCCTCAGGCCAACAGCATCAGGGCAACAGCCACTG GATGGTGCCCACCAGTGTGGAGCGCCTGAGAGAGAGCCACGGGGTTCTGGAGCGAGTCCTTCGAGGGGGGCTCAAGATGGAGCGCACAGCCAAGAGACTAGGCGGCGCAGACGCAGACAAGGACCCTG ATGCAGATAGGTATGAGCTACAGACCATGGGCAGGGCCTCTCCTATGAAGAGTCCACATAGATACAGCCCATCTGTCTACACACATCAG CCCTCCTCGTCGGAAAGCCATCATCAGACGGACAGTCCGGTGCTCCTGCAGACCAGCACGGCATCATCTCCATTCCGTGGCTCCTACAGTCCCTCGGCTGCACCTCCTTCTGGACAGGGCTTCTACTCCCGCCTGTCCTCCCACATTGACCCCTCCCAGCAGCCCCacaaccccccttcctcctacCCCAACCAGACCACCTCTGCAGACTCAGCCCAATGTGGGACCTCCAGGACACCAGGGGGTGCTCTCCATCAgcaaagcagcagcagcaacatggATGTGTCCAATAGATACAGCGGGAGCCACCTGAAAGCCAGCCTCTTGAGCAGTGGGCTGTCTCCTACCCCTGGTTCCAGGGCTCATGGGATCCCTAAAACTGACTCGGGTGCGGCTGCTTCTGTGGGGGTCCAAGCGACCCATGCCTCTAGACtgaaccagcagcagcaggcaccACGGAGCCTGAAGCCAGGCAGCCCTGGACAGGCGGGGTTGCAGGTGGGATCCAGAATCCTCCAAGCCTCTGGAGGCCAACACTACCCGCAGCGCGGGCCGGCCCTCAGTCAGTTTCAGCACCCTCCTATACAGGGGTCGGGAGTAAGGACACAGTCAGGAAGCTTttag
- the setd5 gene encoding histone-lysine N-methyltransferase SETD5 isoform X7, with the protein MASSSSARAAVGESSATESGDEEVSPATVSYTATQHTPTSITLTVNRVKRNKSKKRKKSTEKARGAPKGKKVKAFREGSRKSMRMKNSTTEASQVDENTAEGWESKIRQWTDQYEEALANQYSADVQTLLQLHRAANTTVTNATAGAENESVTRSPQGQVRASADMMDTINRTELACNNTVLGSQMQLQLGRVTRVQKHRKILRASKDLQPDTLIIEYRGKVMLKQQFEVNGHFFKKPYPFILFYSKFNEVEMCVDARTFGNDARFIRRSCTPNAEVRHMIAEGMIHLCIYAVTQITKDAEVTIGFDYEFNSCNYKVDCACQKGNQNCPVQKHNLSPRENLLFPPALPPPSSLAGAETRRRKARRKEMEGGVGPGATSDDSNLPPEETGEAQDVRGGSDPEEGLVYGVKQEEGLEGELDENGLLMSSRRTREERKAEAIMHVFENLDKRKRRTTQGGASTGGGSEEAKQEGSPSEEGAVNPSGGNPAPHSTGMGVSTRRTTYVSEPTVELDKTPASTPTSSAGAPNLPAPSKPPPSRSTKPRPKSRISRYRSSSSQRARRQRQALAQQQAAAEQGGGAAEEGPQGPVGAEPGPGDAGATAGHTLDGDLSSTLNKGNLRYPKTKKYLVTEWLNDKVPDKASQEAPGVAERPLRITSDPTVLATTLNMLPGLSQPPLICTAPKHYVRFGSPFNPERHRPRPLKLDGTYGCYKKRWIQQAQDESCSASLEDGTESTSSHQSNSSSSTPNPPFTELAAPIKKRRAKYASEASATPIEHLLPPLSPVTPPPPSDPLLSASCAALLLGMHPHHHHYPGDEEEGVHRPNSLACSPLPSLPTSRCNTPLQFENISSPEASPLHRPESISPEPCLRTDFDLGRPQFPDLSLSSCMESPVPLGPDDFSLLAGAAPPESQGPASVEEGSHTPTQATPPDAGPSREQAFRTEFNLIYTCSPLNANLGNPTTDRRLSQSEGSFSPAESFYGTVGGQGLQVEAGLGSMSPYGEPNYGGGYPDSDTPPHTSNPPQKKKATSLHTISLLTDKPDYQALAVRSEYKPVQNMVSLLEYRKRKQGSGRDSEPGGGGSNLGTPTRPGSMGPGRAESPGMISRPPHHHHHHSQHHHPHLQPPTSSSSSPHSSFSSPAHPSSSIAQIEEVSPPPDHHQNSSQASGQQHQGNSHWMVPTSVERLRESHGVLERVLRGGLKMERTAKRLGGADADKDPDADRYELQTMGRASPMKSPHRYSPSVYTHQPSSSESHHQTDSPVLLQTSTASSPFRGSYSPSAAPPSGQGFYSRLSSHIDPSQQPHNPPSSYPNQTTSADSAQCGTSRTPGGALHQQSSSSNMDVSNRYSGSHLKASLLSSGLSPTPGSRAHGIPKTDSGAAASVGVQATHASRLNQQQQAPRSLKPGSPGQAGLQVGSRILQASGGQHYPQRGPALSQFQHPPIQGSGVRTQSGSF; encoded by the exons ATGGCTTCCTCATCAAGTGCGAGAGCTGCAG TGGGTGAGAGCAGTGCCACAGAGAGTGGTGACGAGGAGGTTTCCCCCGCCACGGTGTCCTACACAGCCACCCAGCACACACCCACCAGCATCACCCTCACTGTCAACCGCGTCAAGAGGAACAAGtccaagaagaggaagaagagtacAGAGAAGGCTAGGGGAGCACCCAAGGGCAAGAAGGTGAAG GCCTTTAGGGAGGGTTCAAGGAAGTCCATGAGGATGAAG AACTCTACGACAGAGGCCAGCCAGGTTGACGAGAACACGGCCGAGGGCTGGGAGTCTAAGATCCGCCAGTGGACAGACCAGTACGAGGAGGCCCTGGCCAACCAGTACAGCGCCGATGTCCAGACTCTGCTCCAGCTGCACCGCGCCGCCAACACCACGGTCACAAACGCCACCGCTGGAGCAGAGAACGAGTCTGTGACGCGGTCGCCACAGGGGCAGGTCAGAGCATCGGCGGACATGATGGACACCATCAATCGTACAGAGCTGGCATGTAACAACACTGTGTTGGGCTCTcagatgcag TTACAGCTGGGGCGGGTGACACGCGTGCAGAAACACAGGAAGATTTTGCGGGCCTCCAAGGACTTGCAGCCAGACACACTCATTATCGAGTACCGGGGCAAGGTCATGCTCAAACAGCAATTTGAGGTCAACGGACACTTCTTTAAAAA GCCTTACCCTTTCATTCTCTTCTACTCCAAGTTCAACGAGGTAGAGATGTGCGTTGATGCACGGACATTTGGAAACGACGCTCGCTTCATCAGGAGGTCCTGTACACCCAATGCAGAG GTGCGTCACATGATCGCAGAGGGCATGATCCACTTGTGTATCTATGCTGTTACTCAGATCACCAAAGACGCGGAGGTCACTATTGGCTTTGACTACGAGTTCAACAGCTG TAACTACAAGGTGGACTGCGCCTGCCAAAAGGGCAACCAAAACTGCCCCGTGCAGAAGCACAACCTGAGCCCCCGTGAGAACCTTCTgttcccccctgccctgccccctccgTCCTCCCTGGCGGGGGCGGAGACTCGGCGGCGGAAGGCGCggaggaaagagatggagggcggCGTGGGGCCCGGGGCCACATCTGACGACAGCAACCTGCCCCcggaggagaccggagaggcTCAGGATGTGCGAGGAGGGAGCGatccagag GAGGGACTTGTATACGGGGTGAAACAGGAAGAAGGGCTGGAAGGAGAGCTGGACGAAAACGGCCTACTTATGTCCAGCCGACGA ACCCGCGAGGAGCGCAAGGCGGAGGCCATCATGCACGTGTTCGAGAACCTCGACAAGAGGAAGCGGAGGACGACCCAGGGTGGTGCCTCCACAGGAGGAGGATCCGAAGAAGCGAAGCAGGAGGGCTCTCCATctgaggagggggcagtgaaCCCCTCGGGGGGCAACCCTGCCCCTCACAGCACGGGGATGGGGGTCAGCACGCGCCGCACCACCTATGTCTCT GAACCGACAGTTGAGCTTGACAAGACCCCAGCTTCAACGCCAACCTCCTCTGCCGGCGCTCCcaatctccctgctccctcgaAGCCACCACCCTCCCGCTCCACCAAGCCCCGCCCCAAGAGCCGCATCTCGCGCTACCGCTCCAGCTCGTCGCAGCGTGCCCGCCGCCAGAGGCAGGCCCTCGCCCAGCAGCAGGCCGCGGCCGAGCAGGGGGGCGGAGCGGCCGAGGAGGGGCCTCAGGGCCCAGTCGGGGCAGAGCCTGGCCCAGGGGACGCCGGTGCGACAGCTGGACACACTCTGGACGGAGACCTCAGCTCCACTCTGAACAAGGGCAACCTGCGCTACCCCAAGACCAAGAAG TACTTGGTGACTGAGTGGCTCAACGACAAGGTCCCCGACAAGGCGTCCCAGGAGGCTCCTGGGGTGGCGGAGCGCCCTCTGCGCATCACCAGCGACCCCACGGTGCTGGCCACCACCCTCAACATGCTGCCCGGGCTGTCCCAGCCGCCGCTCATCTGCACGGCACCCAAACACTACGTCCGCTTTGGCTCACCCTTCAACCCGGAGCGCCACCGCCCACGGCCCCTCAAACTGGACGGCACCTACGGCTGCTACAAGAAG AGGTGGATCCAGCAGGCCCAGGATGAGAGCTGCTCGGCCAGCTTGGAGGACGGCACAGagtccacctcctcccaccagagcaacagcagcagctccacTCCTAACCCTCCCTTCACCG AACTGGCGGCGCCCATCAAGAAACGGAGGGCAAAGTACGCCTCAGAGGCTTCGGCCACACCCATCGAGCACCTCCTGCCGCCTCTGTCACCGGTCACGCCGCCCCCGCCTTCGGACCCGCTGCTGAGCGCATCATGCGCCGCCCTGCTCCTGGGCATgcaccctcaccaccaccactaccctggggatgaggaggagggggtgcatCGGCCCAACAGCCTGGCCTGCTcccccctgccttcactgcccACCAGCCGCTGCAACACCCCACTGCAGTTTGAG AACATATCGTCCCCAGAGGCCTCTCCTCTACATAGGCCAGAGTCCATCTCTCCAGAG CCATGCCTAAGGACAGACTTTGATTTGGGCCGCCCCCAGTTCccggacctctctctctcctcctgcatgGAGAGCCCCGTGCCCCTTGGCCCCGATGACTTCTCCCTCTTGGCGGGGGCCGCGCCCCCTGAGTCGCAGGGGCCCGCCTCTGTAGAAGAGGGctctcacacccccacacaggccacgcccccagACGCTGGGCCGAGCCGAGAGCAGGCTTTCAGGACAGAGTTCAACCTGATCTATACCTGCTCACCCCTCAACGCCAACCTGGGCAACCCCACCACCGACAGACGCCTATCCCAGTCGGAAGGCAGCTTCTCCCCCGCCGAGTCGTTCTACGGCACCGTGGGTGGGCAAGGCCTCCAAGTGGAGGCGGGGCTTGGCTCCATGTCGCCCTATGGCGAGCCGAATTACGGAGGAGGGTACCCGGACAGCGACACACCGCCCCACACCAGCAATCCACCGCAGAAAAAGAAGGCAA CCAGCCTGCACACCATTAGTCTGCTGACAGACAAGCCAGATTACCAGGCTTTAGCAGTAAGAAGTGAATACAAGCCAGTACAAAATATG GTGTCTCTGCTGGAGTATCGCAAGAGGAAGCAGGGGAGTGGCCGGGACTCGGAGCCAGGCGGGGGTGGCAGCAACCTGGGTACCCCCACCCGGCCCGGCTCCATGGGCCCTGGCAGGGCCGAGTCCCCAGGGATGatctcccgccccccccaccaccaccaccaccactcccaacaccaccacccacaccTGCAGCCcccgacctcctcctcctcctccccacacagctccttctcctcccccgcccacccctcctcttccatcgCCCAGATCGAAGAGGTCAGCCCCCCACCGGATCACCATCAGAACTCCTCCCAGGCCTCAGGCCAACAGCATCAGGGCAACAGCCACTG GATGGTGCCCACCAGTGTGGAGCGCCTGAGAGAGAGCCACGGGGTTCTGGAGCGAGTCCTTCGAGGGGGGCTCAAGATGGAGCGCACAGCCAAGAGACTAGGCGGCGCAGACGCAGACAAGGACCCTG ATGCAGATAGGTATGAGCTACAGACCATGGGCAGGGCCTCTCCTATGAAGAGTCCACATAGATACAGCCCATCTGTCTACACACATCAG CCCTCCTCGTCGGAAAGCCATCATCAGACGGACAGTCCGGTGCTCCTGCAGACCAGCACGGCATCATCTCCATTCCGTGGCTCCTACAGTCCCTCGGCTGCACCTCCTTCTGGACAGGGCTTCTACTCCCGCCTGTCCTCCCACATTGACCCCTCCCAGCAGCCCCacaaccccccttcctcctacCCCAACCAGACCACCTCTGCAGACTCAGCCCAATGTGGGACCTCCAGGACACCAGGGGGTGCTCTCCATCAgcaaagcagcagcagcaacatggATGTGTCCAATAGATACAGCGGGAGCCACCTGAAAGCCAGCCTCTTGAGCAGTGGGCTGTCTCCTACCCCTGGTTCCAGGGCTCATGGGATCCCTAAAACTGACTCGGGTGCGGCTGCTTCTGTGGGGGTCCAAGCGACCCATGCCTCTAGACtgaaccagcagcagcaggcaccACGGAGCCTGAAGCCAGGCAGCCCTGGACAGGCGGGGTTGCAGGTGGGATCCAGAATCCTCCAAGCCTCTGGAGGCCAACACTACCCGCAGCGCGGGCCGGCCCTCAGTCAGTTTCAGCACCCTCCTATACAGGGGTCGGGAGTAAGGACACAGTCAGGAAGCTTttag